From a region of the Ficedula albicollis isolate OC2 chromosome 1A, FicAlb1.5, whole genome shotgun sequence genome:
- the MGP gene encoding matrix Gla protein: protein MRPLVILTLLAVLVMAATCYESHESMESHEYLNPFLNRRRANDFIQADSRLRAITQERIRERSKAHHEHQRELCEDYYPCEMYAFRHGYPAAYKHYFGGRRRTK from the exons ATGCGCCCTCTCGTCATCCTCACGCTCCTGGCTGTCCTGGTGATGGCTGCCACTTGCTATG AGTCCCATGAGAGCATGGAGTCCCATGAGTATCTCA ATCCCTTCCTCAACAGGCGAAGGGCCAATGACTTCATCCAGGCTGACAGCAGACTAAGAGCCATCACTCAGGAGAG GATCAGGGAGCGCAGTAAGGCACACCACGAGCATCAGCGGGAGCTCTGCGAGGATTACTACCCGTGTGAGATGTACGCTTTCCGCCACGGCTACCCCGCTGCTTACAAGCACTACtttggggggaggaggaggactAAGTAA